One Candidatus Alcyoniella australis genomic region harbors:
- a CDS encoding DMT family transporter translates to MSKRTLLILLLLNVIWAGSYSATKVLMQHAPYFLVTSLRYLAAALPLLILAGRRHGLRMPPGDILRSALMGVSTFTLCPLLMYKGVSLSRASDAAVITAMEPLLVSLGAWIYLRERIGRRTAAALAVSFGGTIVLSQFWRQGESLSAFGIGLILAGVFFEAGYSVIGKEILRRHPPLKIVAVAVGAACLVNVTAISVLGYWPQAANLTAQDWSLLVVYLALLCTVVGYTFWFVALRQDSAAKVAITIYCQPVLGVLIAWAWVDEVPTTWMLIGAAVILIGVSIAVVPMRPAVERSPIVS, encoded by the coding sequence ATGTCGAAACGGACCCTGTTGATTCTGCTGCTGCTCAACGTAATCTGGGCCGGAAGCTACTCGGCCACCAAGGTTTTGATGCAGCACGCGCCGTATTTTCTGGTGACCTCGCTACGCTATCTGGCGGCCGCGCTGCCGCTGCTGATTTTGGCCGGACGCAGGCACGGGCTGCGCATGCCGCCGGGCGATATTTTGCGCAGCGCCTTGATGGGCGTGAGCACCTTCACGCTGTGCCCGCTGCTGATGTACAAGGGCGTCTCGCTCAGCCGGGCCTCGGACGCGGCGGTAATCACGGCGATGGAGCCGCTGCTGGTCTCGCTGGGCGCCTGGATCTATCTGCGCGAGCGGATCGGCCGACGGACCGCAGCCGCCCTCGCCGTTTCCTTTGGCGGCACGATCGTGCTTTCGCAGTTCTGGCGGCAGGGCGAATCCCTCAGCGCTTTCGGGATCGGGCTGATTTTGGCCGGAGTGTTTTTCGAGGCCGGGTACTCGGTGATCGGCAAGGAGATCCTGCGGCGGCACCCGCCGCTGAAGATCGTGGCCGTGGCGGTCGGCGCCGCGTGCCTGGTCAACGTCACGGCGATCAGCGTTCTGGGCTACTGGCCCCAAGCCGCAAATTTAACCGCGCAAGACTGGTCGCTGTTGGTGGTCTACCTGGCGCTGCTGTGCACGGTGGTGGGCTATACCTTCTGGTTCGTGGCGCTGCGCCAGGATTCGGCGGCCAAGGTGGCGATCACCATCTACTGCCAGCCGGTGCTCGGCGTGCTGATCGCCTGGGCCTGGGTCGACGAGGTCCCCACGACCTGGATGTTGATCGGCGCGGCCGTGATCCTGATCGGAGTAAGCATCGCCGTCGTGCCGATGCGCCCGGCGGTGGAGCGCTCACCCATCGTCTCCTGA
- a CDS encoding lysophospholipase, producing the protein MTTTEESTGTLTASDGIKLFYRAYAAPEQKAGIVVSHGLGDHSGRYGEIVEHLLPHGYSLWIPDHRGHGRSEGIRGHVDRFYQYIDNLHLSVDMAKHALDEGQKLFLFGHSMGGLIAIRFALLYPETIDGVIVSSPALGLANPVPWYRQMTANVLSKLKPTKVLQTGLDKSTVSHDRTAVEEYVNDPLTHQQVSVRWFTESTMAMENVEMYAAKLHQPFLFLIAGADTQVNPAISREIFSKLGSSDKTMKLYDEMYHRLFCEDEERRTLVLQDLLEWLEQRVV; encoded by the coding sequence ATGACCACTACCGAAGAATCCACCGGAACTTTAACAGCATCCGATGGGATCAAACTGTTCTACCGCGCCTATGCGGCTCCCGAGCAAAAGGCCGGGATCGTCGTCTCCCACGGCCTGGGAGATCACAGCGGACGCTACGGCGAGATAGTCGAGCACCTGCTGCCGCACGGCTACAGCCTGTGGATTCCCGACCACCGCGGACACGGCCGCAGCGAGGGAATCCGCGGCCACGTCGACCGCTTCTACCAGTACATCGACAACCTCCACCTTTCGGTGGACATGGCCAAGCACGCCTTGGACGAAGGGCAAAAGCTGTTTCTGTTCGGCCACAGCATGGGCGGATTGATCGCCATCCGCTTTGCCCTGCTCTACCCCGAGACCATCGACGGGGTGATCGTTTCATCCCCGGCGCTGGGGCTGGCCAATCCCGTGCCCTGGTACCGCCAGATGACGGCCAACGTGCTCTCCAAGCTCAAACCGACCAAGGTCCTGCAGACCGGATTGGATAAATCCACGGTCAGCCACGATCGAACGGCTGTGGAAGAATACGTCAACGATCCGCTGACCCACCAACAGGTCAGCGTGCGCTGGTTCACCGAGTCCACCATGGCGATGGAGAATGTCGAGATGTACGCCGCCAAGCTGCATCAGCCGTTCTTATTCCTGATCGCCGGGGCCGACACGCAGGTCAACCCGGCAATCTCGCGCGAGATCTTTTCCAAGCTCGGATCGTCGGACAAGACGATGAAGCTCTACGACGAGATGTATCACCGGCTGTTCTGCGAGGATGAGGAACGTCGCACGCTGGTACTGCAGGACCTGCTCGAGTGGCTCGAACAGCGCGTCGTTTAG
- a CDS encoding ARMT1-like domain-containing protein, translating into MKTAEICIPCMLRNLRRIAERVTQDEAQREQIEFQVKEMLKTADTDRPPPYLAKGIQRIMREISGNADPYRREKEHFNALAMEHYPRMAKMVERSVDPFDTALRISLAGNIIDVGVGAEIHMLETLDEVLQCELSIDHTQRLRAAIQGEQRLLFLGDNAGETVMDRVFLERIASQIEISYAVRGAPVLNDATLEDAQFAGIDRFARVIDNGSDAPGVILEDCSAEFCREFDKAELIVAKGMGNFETLNDCRDKRIFFVFLVKCELVAEDIGVPVGGKVVVEKPAGEIL; encoded by the coding sequence ATGAAAACAGCCGAGATTTGCATCCCTTGTATGTTGCGCAACCTCAGGCGGATTGCCGAGCGTGTGACCCAGGACGAGGCGCAACGCGAGCAGATCGAGTTCCAGGTTAAGGAGATGCTCAAGACTGCTGATACCGACCGACCGCCGCCGTACCTGGCCAAGGGGATCCAGCGCATCATGCGTGAGATTTCGGGCAACGCCGACCCCTACCGCCGCGAGAAGGAACACTTCAACGCCCTGGCCATGGAGCACTACCCGCGGATGGCGAAAATGGTCGAGCGCAGCGTTGACCCTTTTGACACCGCACTGCGGATCAGCCTGGCGGGCAACATCATCGACGTGGGCGTGGGCGCGGAGATTCACATGCTCGAGACCCTGGACGAGGTGCTGCAATGTGAGCTGAGCATCGATCACACACAGCGCCTGCGCGCGGCGATCCAGGGCGAGCAACGCCTGCTGTTCCTGGGAGACAACGCGGGCGAGACCGTGATGGACCGCGTGTTTCTCGAGCGCATTGCATCGCAGATCGAGATCAGCTACGCAGTGCGCGGCGCGCCGGTGCTCAACGACGCCACGCTGGAGGACGCGCAGTTCGCGGGCATCGACCGCTTTGCCCGCGTGATCGACAACGGATCGGACGCGCCGGGCGTGATTCTCGAGGATTGCTCAGCGGAATTTTGTCGCGAGTTTGATAAAGCGGAGTTGATTGTGGCCAAGGGAATGGGCAACTTCGAGACGCTCAACGATTGCCGCGACAAGCGGATCTTTTTCGTCTTCCTGGTTAAGTGCGAGCTGGTGGCCGAGGATATCGGCGTGCCCGTGGGCGGCAAGGTGGTGGTCGAAAAACCCGCGGGGGAGATTCTCTAG
- a CDS encoding GDSL-type esterase/lipase family protein — translation MKYLLSCACVLLAATPILATTVEGTVYHDEDLSTISHYEQQIDHCDAPLYQVEVSLIGTQGQSTALTNGSGRFEFENVSAGTYLLDYEIDAGHECTSNDRPAHVADAVREGNLHIVTIGDSIGAVGSDVLYPQRLADHFAQLCEVEVTNLAKGGSTSFQWLPGADRGYFDERLAPVLPAADLLTITLGGNDPDPYIEGMPPYDVEQIVRNFLDHPEYLLEILPNIKTIIEAAWAINPQCDVVFVVYPNFALSSEMEGAMGDMHPLALFGMGLAMTIVREELATMPGIVLGDMFGGLGDTWLDPYMLDMVHSNDAGHQLYADIIFECLGGVVISNESRGEERMIGFYAQDYLPDDDDDDDVAPDDDDDSAGDDDGDHGASLPADSDEEQCCG, via the coding sequence ATGAAGTATTTACTGTCCTGCGCCTGCGTGCTGCTGGCGGCAACGCCAATCCTGGCTACCACGGTCGAGGGTACGGTCTACCACGACGAGGACCTGAGCACGATTTCGCATTACGAGCAGCAGATCGACCATTGCGACGCGCCGCTGTATCAGGTCGAGGTCAGCCTGATCGGGACTCAGGGCCAGAGCACGGCGTTGACCAACGGCTCGGGCCGCTTCGAGTTCGAAAACGTGTCCGCCGGTACCTACCTGCTGGACTACGAGATCGACGCCGGACACGAATGCACGAGCAACGACCGACCGGCGCACGTGGCCGACGCCGTGCGTGAGGGGAATTTGCACATCGTGACCATCGGCGACAGCATCGGGGCTGTGGGCTCGGATGTGCTCTATCCGCAGCGGCTGGCCGATCACTTCGCGCAGCTGTGCGAAGTCGAGGTGACCAACCTGGCCAAGGGCGGCAGCACGAGCTTTCAATGGCTGCCCGGAGCGGACCGCGGATATTTCGACGAGCGGCTGGCGCCGGTGCTGCCAGCGGCCGACCTGCTGACGATCACCCTGGGCGGCAACGATCCGGACCCGTACATCGAGGGTATGCCACCCTACGATGTTGAGCAGATCGTGCGCAATTTCCTCGACCACCCCGAGTATCTGCTCGAGATTTTGCCCAACATCAAGACGATCATCGAGGCTGCCTGGGCGATCAATCCGCAGTGCGACGTGGTCTTCGTGGTCTATCCCAACTTCGCTCTCTCCAGCGAGATGGAAGGGGCGATGGGCGACATGCACCCGCTGGCGCTGTTCGGCATGGGATTGGCAATGACGATCGTCCGCGAGGAGCTCGCGACAATGCCCGGAATCGTGCTCGGCGACATGTTCGGCGGTCTGGGCGACACCTGGCTCGACCCTTACATGCTGGACATGGTGCACTCCAACGACGCCGGGCATCAGCTCTACGCCGACATAATCTTCGAGTGCCTCGGCGGGGTTGTTATCAGCAATGAGAGCCGCGGTGAAGAGCGGATGATCGGCTTCTACGCGCAGGACTATTTGCCCGACGACGACGATGATGACGACGTGGCGCCGGACGACGACGATGACTCAGCGGGCGACGATGATGGCGACCACGGAGCGTCGCTGCCCGCTGATAGCGACGAAGAGCAATGCTGCGGATAA